Proteins encoded by one window of Arachis hypogaea cultivar Tifrunner chromosome 1, arahy.Tifrunner.gnm2.J5K5, whole genome shotgun sequence:
- the LOC112702417 gene encoding uncharacterized protein isoform X1, with amino-acid sequence MQPAQSLHGINQQCRVFYLTVDPLMKMHALPSLFYRKYCHDLGNRMKIVDANRNIVHLRIIKGYMTAYIVEGFDHLVHVYRLLNGGTMKLRFLLNDIFYVIKVRDDKMASIPIVFFSLRDPYTDHISRKGKEMVPPDPFFDEIERLHHATYKQKKKKKKRMHSSTSQLHITADATHFQKKPILHTPVHHPKALDIDLNQLPNIDDDDPADSDNRGPEIMEDNACTNRVETDHNTYSIIPIKFHQFLTTATNEQFVELPNHPLHCAQLNSPTFTQFIPINRPIGSNYDTYVCFIIIHQARSCSIVSFNDYRLTFLLLRNVFFQLLICIFLLCIARLYPLILQYVHSLLGWIVYAFDMSEELNTIWDFAGCIYFHSSKYSLPGDGDTLLGITS; translated from the exons ATGCAACCTGCTCAGAGTTTGCATGGCATTAACCAACAATGTCGAGTTTTTTATCTCACGGTAGATCCACTGATG AAGATGCATGCTTTACCAAGCCTGTTCTATCGAAAGTACTGTCATGACCTAGGCAATCGGATGAAAATAGTGGATGCTAATCGTAACATTGTCCATCTACGGATTATCAAAGGGTATATGACGGCGTACATAGTGGAAGGGTTTGATCATTTGGTTCACGTATATCGCCTTCTAAATGGAGGAACTATGAAGCTGAGGTTCCTATTGAATGATATCTTTTATGTGATTAAGGTGAGGGATGATAAGATGGCTAGCATTCCGATCGTCTTCTTTTCTCTAAGGGACCCGTATACAGATCATATTTCacgaaaaggaaaagagatgGTTCCACCCGATCCTTTTTTTGATGAGATTGAGAGATTGCATCATGCAACGTacaaacaaaagaagaagaagaagaaaaggatgcATAGCTCAACTTCTCAACTGCACATAACTGCAGATGCAACACACTTTCAGAAGAAACCAATCCTTCATACACCTGTTCATCATCCGAAGGCTCTAGATATTGATCTCAACCAGCTCCCCAATATCGACGATGATGATCCTGCTGACTCTGACAATCGTGGGCCAGAGATCATGGAAGATAATGCTTGCACTAACCGAGTTGAGACCGACCACAATACGTACTCTATCATACCAATCAAGTTTCATCAGTTCCTCACAACAGCGACCAACGAACAGTTTGTAGAACTCCCTAACCATCCGCTGCACTGTGCCCAACTGAACTCGCCAACTTTCACACAGTTTATACCCATCAATCGTCCAATCGGCTCTAACTATGACACATACGTTTGCTTCATTATCATCCATCAGGCTCGCAGCTGCTCTATAGTAAGTTTCAATGACTATCGTCTCACGTTTCTGTTGCTTAGAAATGTTTTTTTCCAACTTTTGATCTGCATTTTTCTTCTCTGCATCGCCAGGTTATACCCACTGATTTTGCAGTACGTGCATTCCCTTCTAGGATGGATTGTGTATGCCTTCGACATGTCGGAGGAATTGAATACAATATGGGACTTCGCTGGATGTATATACTTTCATTCGTCGAAGTATAGCTTACCAGGGGATGGAGATACTTTGTTAGGCATAACCTCTTAA
- the LOC140175828 gene encoding uncharacterized protein, with amino-acid sequence MDHGDFRLSPKLARMHRRSLLNQRRIPPRGPTFERTIPADPNFIPLLPLKRSSATVEQSPSSSQAIDRLSNSGVMAKHFRASDSPVSALSIRGFRRTQSKTTSYSERNPLSNLTNVDHNQNVGFNPTVLTMNNSSGNYTGNDMKENASPGQDYSNISGISGGPSSATPARARHG; translated from the exons ATGGACCACGGTGACTTCAGACTCAGCCCGAAATTAGCCAGGATGCATCGGAGATCCCTCTTAAATCAGAGAAGAATACCACCACGAGGTCCAACATTTGAAAGGACAATCCCAGCCG ATCCGAACTTCATACCACTGCTGCCTCTTAAGAGAAGTTCTGCCACGGTCGAACAATCTCCATCGTCGTCCCAGGCTATAGATAGACTCAGCAATTCTGGTGTCATGGCCAAACACTTTCGGGCATCCGATTCTCCTGTGTCGGCGCTCTCAATTCGTGGCTTCAGAAGGACCCAATCTAAAACTACGAGTTATTCAGAAAGGAACCCACTCTCAAACCTAACAAATG TGGACCATAATCAAAATGTTGGCTTCAATCCTACGGTGCTAACCATGAACAACAGTAGTGGCAATTATACGGGTAATGACATGAAGGAAAATGCCTCACCAGGCCAAGACTATAGCAATATTTCAGGGATTAGTGGTGGACCATCATCAGCCACTCCAGCTAGAGCACGACATGGGTAA
- the LOC112702417 gene encoding uncharacterized protein isoform X2: MQPAQSLHGINQQCRVFYLTVDPLMKMHALPSLFYRKYCHDLGNRMKIVDANRNIVHLRIIKGYMTAYIVEGFDHLVHVYRLLNGGTMKLRFLLNDIFYVIKVRDDKMASIPIVFFSLRDPYTDHISRKGKEMVPPDPFFDEIERLHHATYKQKKKKKKRMHSSTSQLHITADATHFQKKPILHTPVHHPKALDIDLNQLPNIDDDDPADSDNRGPEIMEDNACTNRVETDHNTYSIIPIKFHQFLTTATNEQFVELPNHPLHCAQLNSPTFTQFIPINRPIGSNYDTYVCFIIIHQARSCSIVIPTDFAVRAFPSRMDCVCLRHVGGIEYNMGLRWMYILSFVEV, from the exons ATGCAACCTGCTCAGAGTTTGCATGGCATTAACCAACAATGTCGAGTTTTTTATCTCACGGTAGATCCACTGATG AAGATGCATGCTTTACCAAGCCTGTTCTATCGAAAGTACTGTCATGACCTAGGCAATCGGATGAAAATAGTGGATGCTAATCGTAACATTGTCCATCTACGGATTATCAAAGGGTATATGACGGCGTACATAGTGGAAGGGTTTGATCATTTGGTTCACGTATATCGCCTTCTAAATGGAGGAACTATGAAGCTGAGGTTCCTATTGAATGATATCTTTTATGTGATTAAGGTGAGGGATGATAAGATGGCTAGCATTCCGATCGTCTTCTTTTCTCTAAGGGACCCGTATACAGATCATATTTCacgaaaaggaaaagagatgGTTCCACCCGATCCTTTTTTTGATGAGATTGAGAGATTGCATCATGCAACGTacaaacaaaagaagaagaagaagaaaaggatgcATAGCTCAACTTCTCAACTGCACATAACTGCAGATGCAACACACTTTCAGAAGAAACCAATCCTTCATACACCTGTTCATCATCCGAAGGCTCTAGATATTGATCTCAACCAGCTCCCCAATATCGACGATGATGATCCTGCTGACTCTGACAATCGTGGGCCAGAGATCATGGAAGATAATGCTTGCACTAACCGAGTTGAGACCGACCACAATACGTACTCTATCATACCAATCAAGTTTCATCAGTTCCTCACAACAGCGACCAACGAACAGTTTGTAGAACTCCCTAACCATCCGCTGCACTGTGCCCAACTGAACTCGCCAACTTTCACACAGTTTATACCCATCAATCGTCCAATCGGCTCTAACTATGACACATACGTTTGCTTCATTATCATCCATCAGGCTCGCAGCTGCTCTATA GTTATACCCACTGATTTTGCAGTACGTGCATTCCCTTCTAGGATGGATTGTGTATGCCTTCGACATGTCGGAGGAATTGAATACAATATGGGACTTCGCTGGATGTATATACTTTCATTCGTCGAAGTATAG